From Alienimonas californiensis, a single genomic window includes:
- a CDS encoding DUF1559 domain-containing protein: MRIPARSRRPRAGFTLIELLVVIAIIAILVSLLLPAVQQAREAARRSQCQNNLKQLGLAMHNYHSTYETFPAAAGGTGDVSNVADQCYSDTNWNCTNEGALSPLVALLPFLDQTALWNQISRPYTSPKDPSKIFPPFGPQPIHWDSNGYLPWFTQTAVLLCPSDGAPPRNHAETNYAMNWGDNGYGNGNPANWDGASKAQRGMAGGGRWNDDGGNGNVHFGLNAAKDGTTNTILFGEIARGEERAFRGSVAQDVDLGRDNSARTQSSPKTTCLDVVNDPQNPGFYNQSVSVFDNETIRRGSVWGLGSPLWTGFNTIFPPNGPNCDGVQDTGNDWWRNQHGGIYSAGSYHSGGCQVVMADGSVQFVSDTIDTGDLTRNTVSSGQSPYGVWGAMGTRSAGETVTNN, from the coding sequence ATGCGTATCCCCGCTCGGTCAAGACGGCCACGCGCCGGCTTCACGCTGATCGAACTGCTGGTGGTCATCGCGATCATCGCGATCCTGGTCAGCCTGCTGCTCCCCGCCGTGCAGCAGGCCCGCGAGGCCGCCCGCCGCAGCCAGTGCCAGAACAACCTCAAGCAGTTGGGACTGGCCATGCACAACTACCACAGCACGTACGAGACCTTTCCGGCCGCCGCCGGCGGCACGGGCGACGTCAGCAACGTCGCCGACCAGTGCTACTCGGACACGAACTGGAACTGCACCAACGAGGGCGCCCTCAGCCCGCTGGTCGCCCTGCTGCCCTTCCTGGATCAGACGGCCCTGTGGAACCAGATCAGCCGCCCGTACACCAGCCCGAAAGATCCCTCGAAGATCTTCCCCCCGTTCGGTCCCCAGCCGATCCACTGGGACTCCAACGGCTACCTGCCCTGGTTCACCCAAACGGCCGTTCTGCTGTGCCCTTCCGACGGCGCCCCGCCGCGGAACCACGCGGAAACGAACTACGCGATGAACTGGGGCGATAACGGCTACGGCAACGGCAACCCGGCGAACTGGGACGGTGCGAGCAAGGCGCAGCGCGGCATGGCCGGCGGCGGGCGCTGGAACGACGACGGCGGGAACGGCAACGTGCACTTCGGTCTGAATGCCGCCAAAGACGGGACCACCAACACGATTCTGTTCGGCGAGATCGCCCGCGGCGAAGAACGCGCCTTCCGCGGTTCCGTCGCCCAGGACGTCGACCTCGGCCGGGACAACTCCGCCCGCACCCAGTCCAGCCCGAAAACCACCTGCCTGGACGTTGTGAACGACCCGCAGAACCCCGGATTCTACAACCAGTCGGTCAGCGTCTTTGACAACGAGACCATTCGTCGCGGGTCCGTATGGGGGCTGGGTTCGCCGCTGTGGACCGGGTTCAACACGATCTTCCCGCCGAACGGTCCGAACTGCGACGGCGTTCAGGACACCGGCAACGATTGGTGGCGGAACCAGCACGGCGGCATCTACTCCGCCGGGTCGTACCACTCCGGCGGGTGTCAGGTGGTGATGGCCGACGGGTCGGTGCAGTTCGTCTCCGACACGATCGACACCGGGGACCTGACGCGGAACACCGTCAGTAGCGGCCAGAGCCCCTACGGCGTCTGGGGCGCGATGGGCACCCGGAGCGCCGGGGAAACCGTCACCAACAACTAA
- a CDS encoding thioredoxin family protein has product MSRSLSRPSFVPALLCGLAACGAALGFGGCTSGSGGLADSAAVEQAAALSGEPLPIHDWTTDLAVARQTAAAEGKDVLMLFTGSDWCPPCMALEKSVFAQAPASRLEDDFVPVLFDFPNKKAQAPEIAARNQQVQEAYGVAGYPTVLLTSADGSKYGELHYQDRYESGGAAAFLADAKALRAANGAAGDAEPSVGGRPAAAE; this is encoded by the coding sequence ATGTCCCGTTCCCTGTCTCGGCCGTCGTTCGTTCCGGCGCTGCTGTGCGGACTGGCCGCCTGCGGGGCCGCGTTGGGTTTCGGGGGGTGCACCTCCGGCAGCGGGGGGCTGGCGGACTCCGCCGCCGTGGAACAGGCCGCCGCGCTTTCGGGCGAGCCGCTGCCGATCCACGACTGGACCACGGACCTCGCCGTCGCCCGGCAGACCGCCGCCGCGGAGGGCAAGGACGTGCTGATGCTGTTCACCGGCTCGGACTGGTGCCCGCCCTGCATGGCGCTGGAGAAGAGCGTGTTCGCCCAGGCGCCGGCCTCCCGGTTGGAGGACGACTTCGTCCCGGTGCTGTTCGACTTCCCCAATAAGAAGGCGCAGGCCCCGGAGATCGCCGCCCGCAACCAGCAGGTTCAGGAGGCCTACGGCGTGGCCGGCTACCCGACCGTGCTGCTGACCAGCGCCGACGGCTCGAAGTACGGCGAATTGCACTATCAGGACCGCTACGAATCCGGCGGCGCCGCCGCGTTCCTCGCCGACGCGAAGGCCCTGCGGGCCGCGAACGGCGCGGCGGGCGACGCCGAGCCGTCCGTCGGTGGCCGCCCCGCCGCCGCGGAGTGA
- the xylA gene encoding xylose isomerase: MSTVYFPEVPEPIRYEGPDSKNPLAFRHYNPDEVVEGQSMKDLFRFAVAYWHTFRGTGSDPFGPGTAQRPWEDGTDSVEMDLKRVDVAFEFMQKLGAPFYCFHDRDVSGAGANLKETNARFDQVAAKLKEKQGETGINLLWGTANLFSHPRYMHGAATSPQAGVFAHAAAQVKKAIEVTQELGGENYVFWGGREGYFNLYNTDMQRELDHLARFMHMAADYADEIGFKGQFLFEPKPKEPTKHQYDFDVAACMNFLRINGLQDRVKMNIEANHATLAGHSMMHELEYARIQNALGSVDANTGDALLGWDTDQFPTDYYLTTQCMLVILEYGGLAPGGLNFDAKVRRESFEPIDLFHAHIGGMDAFAKGAKVAAAIRKDGVLNDFVKERYASYDDGLGAKIEAGEATFADCEAWVTEHGEPTIASGRQELLENIVNRYI; the protein is encoded by the coding sequence ATGTCCACCGTCTACTTCCCCGAAGTCCCCGAGCCGATCCGCTACGAGGGCCCGGACAGCAAGAACCCCCTCGCCTTCCGGCACTACAACCCCGACGAGGTCGTCGAGGGGCAGTCCATGAAGGACCTGTTCCGGTTCGCGGTGGCCTACTGGCACACCTTCCGCGGGACCGGCAGCGACCCGTTCGGCCCCGGCACCGCCCAACGGCCCTGGGAAGACGGCACGGACTCCGTCGAGATGGACCTGAAGCGCGTGGACGTCGCCTTCGAGTTCATGCAGAAGCTCGGGGCGCCCTTCTATTGCTTCCACGACCGCGACGTCAGCGGCGCCGGGGCGAACCTCAAGGAGACCAACGCCCGGTTCGACCAGGTCGCCGCCAAGTTGAAGGAGAAGCAGGGCGAGACCGGCATCAACCTGCTGTGGGGCACGGCGAACCTGTTCAGCCACCCGCGTTATATGCACGGCGCCGCCACCAGCCCGCAGGCCGGCGTGTTCGCCCACGCCGCCGCCCAGGTGAAGAAGGCGATCGAAGTCACCCAGGAGCTCGGCGGAGAGAACTACGTCTTCTGGGGCGGCCGGGAGGGCTACTTCAATCTCTATAACACGGACATGCAGCGGGAGCTGGACCACCTCGCCCGCTTCATGCACATGGCGGCGGACTACGCCGACGAGATCGGCTTCAAAGGGCAGTTCCTGTTCGAGCCGAAGCCCAAGGAGCCGACGAAGCATCAATACGACTTCGACGTCGCCGCCTGCATGAACTTCCTGCGGATCAACGGGCTGCAGGATCGGGTCAAGATGAACATCGAGGCCAACCACGCCACCCTGGCGGGACACTCGATGATGCACGAACTGGAATACGCCCGGATTCAAAACGCCCTGGGCAGCGTGGACGCCAACACCGGCGACGCCCTGCTGGGCTGGGACACCGACCAGTTCCCCACCGATTATTATCTCACGACCCAGTGCATGCTGGTGATCCTGGAGTACGGCGGGCTGGCCCCCGGCGGGCTGAACTTCGACGCGAAGGTGCGGCGGGAAAGCTTCGAGCCGATCGACCTGTTCCACGCCCACATCGGCGGGATGGACGCCTTCGCCAAGGGCGCCAAGGTCGCCGCCGCGATCCGTAAGGACGGCGTGCTCAACGACTTCGTGAAGGAGCGCTACGCCAGCTACGACGACGGCCTGGGCGCCAAAATCGAAGCCGGCGAGGCCACCTTCGCCGACTGCGAAGCCTGGGTGACCGAGCACGGCGAACCGACGATCGCCAGCGGCCGTCAGGAGCTGCTGGAGAACATTGTGAATCGGTACATCTGA
- a CDS encoding DUF1559 domain-containing protein produces MSRSRSALVRTSSILRSGFTLIELLVVIAIIAILVSLLLPAVQQAREAARRSQCQNNLKQLGLALHNYHSTFNVFPLGRGGTNGTPPTATPMPAGNYTSNGGRLGTHVPLLPYMDQTAHWNQISKPLVFDLSGTQTAAPSMGARPWETNYPPWRVQVAALLCPSDGASTSSTSLAVTNYSFNWGDNGDGMDDSFGTNPRVRGMFGATNSSGMRDMRDGTTSTLLMAENGRSDGSRSYQGSYAQNFGGNISKATLIATPSAACLTPANDPANPGKYISTAGLRGRGSRWADGGAAYTGFTTIFPPNGPSCAADGTDWGDGIYSAGSYHTGGAQAVFGDGSVAFISETIDAGNQNAPMPQSGKSPYGTWGALGSRNGDEVTNGY; encoded by the coding sequence ATGTCGCGCTCCCGGTCCGCCCTCGTGCGGACGTCGTCCATCCTTCGCTCCGGCTTCACGCTGATCGAACTGCTGGTGGTCATCGCGATCATCGCGATCCTGGTGTCGCTGCTGCTGCCCGCGGTGCAGCAGGCCCGGGAGGCGGCCCGCCGCAGCCAGTGCCAGAACAACCTGAAACAGCTCGGCCTGGCGCTGCACAACTATCACAGCACGTTCAACGTGTTCCCGCTCGGACGCGGCGGCACCAACGGCACGCCGCCGACCGCGACACCGATGCCGGCCGGCAACTACACGAGCAACGGCGGCCGGCTGGGGACCCACGTCCCGCTGCTGCCGTACATGGACCAGACGGCGCACTGGAACCAGATCTCGAAGCCGTTGGTCTTCGATCTGAGCGGTACCCAAACCGCCGCCCCGTCGATGGGCGCCCGCCCCTGGGAGACCAACTACCCGCCGTGGAGGGTCCAGGTTGCGGCGCTACTGTGCCCCAGCGACGGCGCTAGCACGAGTTCGACCTCCTTGGCTGTGACGAACTATTCGTTCAACTGGGGCGACAACGGCGACGGGATGGACGACTCCTTCGGCACCAACCCCCGGGTCCGCGGCATGTTCGGCGCGACCAACTCGTCCGGTATGCGCGATATGCGGGACGGCACGACCAGCACCCTGCTGATGGCCGAAAACGGTCGCAGCGACGGATCTCGCTCTTATCAGGGAAGCTATGCTCAGAACTTCGGGGGGAACATCTCGAAAGCGACGTTGATCGCCACGCCTTCGGCGGCCTGCCTCACCCCGGCCAACGATCCCGCCAACCCCGGGAAGTATATCAGCACCGCCGGCCTCCGTGGCCGCGGCTCGCGGTGGGCGGACGGCGGCGCGGCGTATACCGGCTTTACCACGATCTTCCCCCCGAACGGCCCGAGCTGCGCCGCGGACGGGACGGACTGGGGCGACGGTATCTACTCGGCCGGGAGCTACCACACCGGCGGAGCCCAGGCGGTGTTCGGCGACGGGTCCGTCGCGTTCATCAGCGAGACGATCGACGCCGGCAACCAGAACGCCCCCATGCCTCAGAGCGGCAAGAGCCCTTACGGCACCTGGGGCGCCCTGGGCAGCCGGAACGGCGACGAAGTGACAAACGGTTACTGA
- the murJ gene encoding murein biosynthesis integral membrane protein MurJ: MTTAEPVPADESTRARPRRPLTGRAFQGAPVVAALTLLSRLLGLARDMATAAVFGAGPVLDAFTVAFRLPNLARRLLGEGALSAAVLPALVKTREDRGEVESDALAAAVIGRLTVGVGLATLLAEVVLIPLALGWVGDLDEEWRLLWGLTAACGPLATFTCVGAQYAAALHARRRFAAAALCPVLLNLFWIAGTVGAALWIAAGAGTERAIYSVAAAVSVGGAAQVVLMAVALRRAGFVWRWDPVGTRPALRAIRAAVAPALFGLSIAQMNSLIDGFAAWGFAAPADDPTAEFLPGLLPGVGYPLRPGAASELYFGQRLYQFPVGLLGVTVGTVLFPRFAAASRGELRGVTLAGLRSALYLGVPASVGLVLTADLLADALLRHGEFDRQAAAETAAAAAWLGAGAWAGCGLSIASRVFYASDDHRTPVWVGVWAVGANLVLNVALVWPLGVSGLAAACTAATCGQFLALLWLLRRAIPEWRMAALWPATWRSAAGAAVVAAACLAARALSGPAGLGWPAEGELLAAVVAGSLAFLPAARLLGMREAWELVGLGRRRV; this comes from the coding sequence GTGACGACGGCCGAGCCGGTCCCGGCGGACGAATCGACGCGGGCTCGGCCCCGCCGGCCGTTGACCGGGCGGGCGTTTCAGGGGGCTCCGGTCGTCGCGGCGCTCACGTTGCTCTCGCGGCTGCTCGGGCTCGCCCGGGATATGGCGACGGCGGCGGTGTTCGGCGCCGGGCCGGTGCTGGACGCCTTCACCGTCGCCTTCCGGCTGCCCAATCTGGCACGGCGGCTGTTGGGCGAGGGGGCGCTGTCGGCGGCGGTGCTGCCGGCGCTGGTCAAGACTCGGGAGGATCGGGGCGAGGTCGAGTCGGACGCCCTCGCCGCCGCGGTGATCGGCCGGCTGACCGTCGGCGTGGGGCTGGCGACGCTGCTTGCCGAGGTAGTCCTCATCCCGTTGGCGCTGGGCTGGGTCGGCGATCTCGATGAGGAATGGCGCCTGCTGTGGGGGCTGACGGCGGCCTGCGGACCGCTGGCGACCTTCACCTGCGTCGGCGCCCAGTACGCCGCGGCGCTGCACGCCCGCCGGCGGTTCGCGGCGGCGGCGCTCTGCCCGGTGTTGCTCAACCTGTTCTGGATCGCTGGGACCGTCGGCGCCGCCCTCTGGATCGCCGCCGGGGCCGGGACGGAGCGGGCCATCTACAGCGTCGCGGCGGCGGTGTCCGTGGGCGGGGCGGCTCAGGTCGTGTTGATGGCCGTCGCCCTGCGGCGGGCGGGGTTCGTCTGGCGCTGGGACCCGGTCGGCACGCGGCCGGCGCTGCGGGCGATCCGGGCCGCGGTCGCCCCGGCGCTGTTCGGGCTGTCCATCGCCCAGATGAATTCCCTGATCGACGGCTTCGCCGCCTGGGGCTTCGCGGCCCCGGCGGACGACCCGACCGCGGAGTTCCTCCCCGGCCTGCTGCCCGGCGTGGGCTACCCGCTGCGGCCGGGGGCGGCGTCGGAACTGTACTTCGGCCAGCGGCTCTATCAGTTCCCGGTCGGCCTGCTGGGGGTGACGGTCGGCACGGTGCTGTTCCCGCGGTTCGCGGCGGCGTCGCGGGGGGAGTTGCGGGGCGTCACCCTCGCCGGGCTGCGGTCGGCGCTGTATCTGGGCGTGCCGGCAAGCGTGGGGCTGGTCCTCACGGCCGACCTGCTGGCCGACGCCCTGCTGCGGCACGGCGAGTTCGACCGTCAGGCCGCCGCCGAGACCGCCGCCGCCGCCGCCTGGCTGGGGGCCGGGGCCTGGGCCGGCTGCGGGCTGTCGATCGCCTCCCGCGTGTTCTACGCCTCCGACGACCACCGCACGCCGGTCTGGGTCGGCGTGTGGGCGGTGGGGGCGAACCTCGTGTTGAACGTGGCGCTGGTCTGGCCGCTGGGCGTCTCCGGGTTGGCGGCGGCGTGTACGGCGGCGACCTGCGGGCAGTTCCTCGCCCTCCTCTGGCTGCTCCGCCGGGCGATCCCCGAGTGGCGCATGGCCGCCCTGTGGCCGGCGACGTGGCGCTCCGCGGCGGGGGCGGCCGTGGTCGCGGCGGCCTGCCTGGCCGCCCGGGCGCTGAGCGGCCCGGCGGGGCTGGGCTGGCCCGCCGAAGGGGAACTGCTCGCCGCGGTCGTCGCCGGCTCCCTCGCCTTCCTGCCCGCCGCCCGCCTGCTGGGCATGCGCGAGGCCTGGGAGTTGGTCGGCCTGGGGCGACGCAGAGTCTGA